A DNA window from Salvelinus namaycush isolate Seneca chromosome 30, SaNama_1.0, whole genome shotgun sequence contains the following coding sequences:
- the LOC120024970 gene encoding tropomyosin alpha-1 chain isoform X2: MDAIKKKMQMLKLDKENALDRAEGAEGDKKAAEDKSKQLEDDLVALQKKLKGTEDELDKYSESLKDAQEKLELAEKKATDAEADVASLNRRIQLVEEELDRAQERLATALTKLEEAEKAADESERGMKVIENRASKDEEKMELQEIQLKEAKHIAEEADRKYEEVARKLVIIESDLERTEERAELSEGKCAELEEELKTVTNNLKSLEAQAEKYSQKEDKYEEEIKVLTDKLKEAETRAEFAERSVAKLEKTIDDLEDPLYRQLERNRLLSNELRVVLNQD; encoded by the exons ATGGACGCCATCAAGAAGAAGATGCAGATGCTTAAGCTAGACAAGGAGAATGCCTTGGACAGAGCTGAGGGAGCTGAGGGAGACAAAAAGGCAGCGGAGGACAAGAGCAAACAG CTTGAGGATGACCTGGTAGCGCTGCAGAAGAAGCTGAAGGGAACAGAGGATGAGTTGGACAAGTACTCTGAGTCTCTTAAAGATGCCCAGGAGAAACTTGAACTCGCTGAGAAGAAAGCCACAGAC GCCGAGGCTGATGTAGCTTCCCTGAACAGACGTATCCAACTGGTTGAGGAGGAGTTGGATCGTGCTCAGGAGCGTCTGGCCACAGCTCTGACCAAGCTGGAGGAGGCTGAGAAGGCTGCTGATGAGAGTGAGAG AGGCATGAAGGTGATTGAAAACAGAGCATCGAAGGATGAGGAGAAGATGGAGCTGCAGGAGATCCAGCTGAAGGAGGCCAAGCACATCGCTGAGGAGGCTGACAGGAAATACGAGGAG GTCGCCCGTAAGCTGGTCATCATTGAGAGTGATCTGGAACGTACAGAGGAGCGCGCTGAGCTCTCTGAAGG CAAATGCGCTGAGCTTGAGGAAGAGTTGAAGACAGTCACAAACAACCTGAAGTCTCTTGAGGCTCAGGCAGAGAAG TACTCACAGAAGGAGGACAAGTACGAGGAGGAGATCAAGGTTCTCACAGACAAGCTAAAGGAG GCTGAGACCCGTGCTGAGTTCGCTGAGAGGTCCGTGGCCAAGCTTGAGAAGACCATTGATGATCTGGAGG ACCCTCTGTACCGGCAGCTTGAGAGAAATCGTCTTCTTTCCAATGAACTGAGAGTGGTGTTAAATCAGGATTAA
- the LOC120024970 gene encoding tropomyosin alpha-4 chain isoform X4: MAGLTSLEAVKRKIKALQEQADGAEESAERRQKELGLERDARESAEADVASLNRRIQLVEEELDRAQERLATALTKLEEAEKAADESERGMKVIENRASKDEEKMELQEIQLKEAKHIAEEADRKYEEVARKLVIIESDLERTEERAELSEGKCAELEEELKTVTNNLKSLEAQAEKYSQKEDKYEEEIKVLTDKLKEAETRAEFAERSVAKLEKTIDDLEDPLYRQLERNRLLSNELRVVLNQD, translated from the exons ATGGCCGGGCTAACGTCGTTGGAAGCTGTAAAAAGGAAAATTAAAGCATTACAAGAGCAGGCTGACGGTGCAGAAGAGTCGGCAGAGAGGCGGCAGAAGGAACTGGGTCTGGAGAGGGATGCGAGAGAATCC GCCGAGGCTGATGTAGCTTCCCTGAACAGACGTATCCAACTGGTTGAGGAGGAGTTGGATCGTGCTCAGGAGCGTCTGGCCACAGCTCTGACCAAGCTGGAGGAGGCTGAGAAGGCTGCTGATGAGAGTGAGAG AGGCATGAAGGTGATTGAAAACAGAGCATCGAAGGATGAGGAGAAGATGGAGCTGCAGGAGATCCAGCTGAAGGAGGCCAAGCACATCGCTGAGGAGGCTGACAGGAAATACGAGGAG GTCGCCCGTAAGCTGGTCATCATTGAGAGTGATCTGGAACGTACAGAGGAGCGCGCTGAGCTCTCTGAAGG CAAATGCGCTGAGCTTGAGGAAGAGTTGAAGACAGTCACAAACAACCTGAAGTCTCTTGAGGCTCAGGCAGAGAAG TACTCACAGAAGGAGGACAAGTACGAGGAGGAGATCAAGGTTCTCACAGACAAGCTAAAGGAG GCTGAGACCCGTGCTGAGTTCGCTGAGAGGTCCGTGGCCAAGCTTGAGAAGACCATTGATGATCTGGAGG ACCCTCTGTACCGGCAGCTTGAGAGAAATCGTCTTCTTTCCAATGAACTGAGAGTGGTGTTAAATCAGGATTAA
- the LOC120024970 gene encoding tropomyosin alpha-1 chain isoform X5: protein MDAIKKKMQMLKLDKENALDRAEGAEGDKKAAEDKSKQLEDDLVALQKKLKGTEDELDKYSESLKDAQEKLELAEKAADESERGMKVIENRASKDEEKMELQEIQLKEAKHIAEEADRKYEEVARKLVIIESDLERTEERAELSEGKCAELEEELKTVTNNLKSLEAQAEKYSQKEDKYEEEIKVLTDKLKEAETRAEFAERSVAKLEKTIDDLEDELYAQKLKYKAISEELDHALNDMTSM from the exons ATGGACGCCATCAAGAAGAAGATGCAGATGCTTAAGCTAGACAAGGAGAATGCCTTGGACAGAGCTGAGGGAGCTGAGGGAGACAAAAAGGCAGCGGAGGACAAGAGCAAACAG CTTGAGGATGACCTGGTAGCGCTGCAGAAGAAGCTGAAGGGAACAGAGGATGAGTTGGACAAGTACTCTGAGTCTCTTAAAGATGCCCAGGAGAAACTTGAACTC GCTGAGAAGGCTGCTGATGAGAGTGAGAG AGGCATGAAGGTGATTGAAAACAGAGCATCGAAGGATGAGGAGAAGATGGAGCTGCAGGAGATCCAGCTGAAGGAGGCCAAGCACATCGCTGAGGAGGCTGACAGGAAATACGAGGAG GTCGCCCGTAAGCTGGTCATCATTGAGAGTGATCTGGAACGTACAGAGGAGCGCGCTGAGCTCTCTGAAGG CAAATGCGCTGAGCTTGAGGAAGAGTTGAAGACAGTCACAAACAACCTGAAGTCTCTTGAGGCTCAGGCAGAGAAG TACTCACAGAAGGAGGACAAGTACGAGGAGGAGATCAAGGTTCTCACAGACAAGCTAAAGGAG GCTGAGACCCGTGCTGAGTTCGCTGAGAGGTCCGTGGCCAAGCTTGAGAAGACCATTGATGATCTGGAGG ATGAGTTGTATGCACAGAAGCTGAAGTACAAGGCCATCAGCGAGGAGCTGGACCACGCCCTCAACGACATGACCTCCATGTAA
- the LOC120024970 gene encoding tropomyosin alpha-1 chain isoform X1 yields the protein MDAIKKKMQMLKLDKENALDRAEGAEGDKKAAEDKSKQLEDDLVALQKKLKGTEDELDKYSESLKDAQEKLELAEKKATDAEADVASLNRRIQLVEEELDRAQERLATALTKLEEAEKAADESERGMKVIENRASKDEEKMELQEIQLKEAKHIAEEADRKYEEVARKLVIIESDLERTEERAELSEGKCAELEEELKTVTNNLKSLEAQAEKYSQKEDKYEEEIKVLTDKLKEAETRAEFAERSVAKLEKTIDDLEDELYAQKLKYKAISEELDHALNDMTSM from the exons ATGGACGCCATCAAGAAGAAGATGCAGATGCTTAAGCTAGACAAGGAGAATGCCTTGGACAGAGCTGAGGGAGCTGAGGGAGACAAAAAGGCAGCGGAGGACAAGAGCAAACAG CTTGAGGATGACCTGGTAGCGCTGCAGAAGAAGCTGAAGGGAACAGAGGATGAGTTGGACAAGTACTCTGAGTCTCTTAAAGATGCCCAGGAGAAACTTGAACTCGCTGAGAAGAAAGCCACAGAC GCCGAGGCTGATGTAGCTTCCCTGAACAGACGTATCCAACTGGTTGAGGAGGAGTTGGATCGTGCTCAGGAGCGTCTGGCCACAGCTCTGACCAAGCTGGAGGAGGCTGAGAAGGCTGCTGATGAGAGTGAGAG AGGCATGAAGGTGATTGAAAACAGAGCATCGAAGGATGAGGAGAAGATGGAGCTGCAGGAGATCCAGCTGAAGGAGGCCAAGCACATCGCTGAGGAGGCTGACAGGAAATACGAGGAG GTCGCCCGTAAGCTGGTCATCATTGAGAGTGATCTGGAACGTACAGAGGAGCGCGCTGAGCTCTCTGAAGG CAAATGCGCTGAGCTTGAGGAAGAGTTGAAGACAGTCACAAACAACCTGAAGTCTCTTGAGGCTCAGGCAGAGAAG TACTCACAGAAGGAGGACAAGTACGAGGAGGAGATCAAGGTTCTCACAGACAAGCTAAAGGAG GCTGAGACCCGTGCTGAGTTCGCTGAGAGGTCCGTGGCCAAGCTTGAGAAGACCATTGATGATCTGGAGG ATGAGTTGTATGCACAGAAGCTGAAGTACAAGGCCATCAGCGAGGAGCTGGACCACGCCCTCAACGACATGACCTCCATGTAA
- the LOC120024970 gene encoding tropomyosin alpha-1 chain isoform X3: MAGLTSLEAVKRKIKALQEQADGAEESAERRQKELGLERDARESAEADVASLNRRIQLVEEELDRAQERLATALTKLEEAEKAADESERGMKVIENRASKDEEKMELQEIQLKEAKHIAEEADRKYEEVARKLVIIESDLERTEERAELSEGKCAELEEELKTVTNNLKSLEAQAEKYSQKEDKYEEEIKVLTDKLKEAETRAEFAERSVAKLEKTIDDLEDELYAQKLKYKAISEELDHALNDMTSM; encoded by the exons ATGGCCGGGCTAACGTCGTTGGAAGCTGTAAAAAGGAAAATTAAAGCATTACAAGAGCAGGCTGACGGTGCAGAAGAGTCGGCAGAGAGGCGGCAGAAGGAACTGGGTCTGGAGAGGGATGCGAGAGAATCC GCCGAGGCTGATGTAGCTTCCCTGAACAGACGTATCCAACTGGTTGAGGAGGAGTTGGATCGTGCTCAGGAGCGTCTGGCCACAGCTCTGACCAAGCTGGAGGAGGCTGAGAAGGCTGCTGATGAGAGTGAGAG AGGCATGAAGGTGATTGAAAACAGAGCATCGAAGGATGAGGAGAAGATGGAGCTGCAGGAGATCCAGCTGAAGGAGGCCAAGCACATCGCTGAGGAGGCTGACAGGAAATACGAGGAG GTCGCCCGTAAGCTGGTCATCATTGAGAGTGATCTGGAACGTACAGAGGAGCGCGCTGAGCTCTCTGAAGG CAAATGCGCTGAGCTTGAGGAAGAGTTGAAGACAGTCACAAACAACCTGAAGTCTCTTGAGGCTCAGGCAGAGAAG TACTCACAGAAGGAGGACAAGTACGAGGAGGAGATCAAGGTTCTCACAGACAAGCTAAAGGAG GCTGAGACCCGTGCTGAGTTCGCTGAGAGGTCCGTGGCCAAGCTTGAGAAGACCATTGATGATCTGGAGG ATGAGTTGTATGCACAGAAGCTGAAGTACAAGGCCATCAGCGAGGAGCTGGACCACGCCCTCAACGACATGACCTCCATGTAA